CTGCAGGTTTGGCTAAAAATGAAATTGATGCCATTACATTTACCAGTTCTTCAAGTATTTTTTATTTCCTCGATCGCCTGAAAATAAGTGAGATCGACATCAAACTATTAGATGGCATTTGTATCGCTTGTTTTGGTTCAATTACAGCCGAAACCGCTAGACAGGCTGGCTTGTCTGTTTCTGTGCAGACATCAGAAAACACATTTAAAAACCTTGCCTTTAAGTTAACAGAATATTTCGATCAATCAGAATTACTAGAGAAAGAAAAATGTCGATAGAATTTCCCCATATCCGTCCACGCAGGCTACGTTTGAATGAGAGTTTGCGACGAATGATGCAGGAAACAACATTGAATCCTGCTGACTTTGTGTACCCGCTTTTTGTTCGGCATGGCAGCGATATACAACATCCTATTCAATCTATGCCGAGAGTTTTTCAGTGGTCCATCGATAAATTGATCGGAGAAATAGAAGAAGTTGCAGCGCTTGGAATCCCTGCCGTGATGCTCTTTGGTATTCCGGAGAAGAAAGATGCATATGGCAGTGAGAATTATAATCCGGAAGGAATCATTCCCCGGGCGATTCGTGCGATTAAGGAAACCTTACCTGAATTT
This candidate division KSB1 bacterium DNA region includes the following protein-coding sequences:
- a CDS encoding porphobilinogen synthase — encoded protein: MSIEFPHIRPRRLRLNESLRRMMQETTLNPADFVYPLFVRHGSDIQHPIQSMPRVFQWSIDKLIGEIEEVAALGIPAVMLFGIPEKKDAYGSENYNPEGIIPRAIRAIKETLPEF